In Pseudomonas fluorescens, a genomic segment contains:
- a CDS encoding membrane protein, giving the protein MNIKQAVSGAALAIAAASMFAGVATQAQAADAAVHCYGVTSCKGMNDCKTAENACKGQAVCKGHGFKAMTKAECDKAGGKVGE; this is encoded by the coding sequence ATGAACATCAAACAAGCCGTTTCCGGTGCTGCCCTGGCGATCGCTGCCGCTTCCATGTTTGCCGGTGTCGCCACCCAGGCGCAGGCCGCAGACGCGGCGGTTCATTGCTACGGCGTGACTTCCTGCAAAGGCATGAACGACTGCAAGACCGCTGAAAACGCCTGCAAAGGCCAGGCGGTGTGCAAGGGCCACGGCTTCAAGGCCATGACCAAGGCTGAGTGCGACAAGGCTGGTGGCAAGGTCGGCGAGTAA
- a CDS encoding DUF692 domain-containing protein translates to MASSFPSLGYGLGLRNEYYEQILEQSPAVDWFEVISENYLVQGGKALYYLDAIAERYPLVMHGVSLSIGGPHALDTDYLQHIKQLAERIQPAWISDHLCWSRGNAHQLHDLLPLPYTEESLYYVANRIRQVQDVLQRPLVLENVSSYVRSKLDEFTEWEFLNALSHLSGCQLLLDVNNVYVSARNHGFDAWTFILNLPPESIRQLHLAGHRDYGDYVVDTHDQPVCDPVWALYQRTLEHLGPVSTLLERDDHFPPFEELLTELSKARELGATALARRSRCA, encoded by the coding sequence ATGGCCAGCTCTTTCCCCTCCCTGGGTTACGGCCTGGGTTTACGCAACGAATACTATGAACAGATCCTTGAGCAATCCCCTGCGGTGGATTGGTTCGAAGTGATCTCCGAGAATTATCTGGTGCAGGGCGGCAAAGCCTTGTACTACCTGGACGCAATCGCCGAGCGCTACCCCCTGGTGATGCACGGCGTGTCCCTGTCCATCGGTGGCCCCCATGCCCTCGATACCGATTACCTCCAGCACATCAAGCAGCTCGCCGAGCGTATCCAGCCAGCGTGGATTTCCGACCATCTGTGCTGGAGCCGCGGCAACGCGCATCAGCTGCATGACCTGCTGCCGCTGCCTTACACCGAAGAAAGCCTTTACTACGTCGCCAACCGTATCCGCCAGGTGCAAGACGTGTTGCAGCGCCCGCTGGTGCTGGAGAATGTCTCCAGCTATGTGCGTTCCAAGCTGGATGAATTCACCGAGTGGGAATTCCTCAACGCGCTGTCCCATCTGTCGGGCTGCCAGCTTTTGCTGGACGTCAACAATGTGTATGTCAGCGCCCGTAACCACGGTTTCGACGCCTGGACCTTCATTCTCAACCTGCCGCCCGAGAGCATTCGGCAGCTGCATCTGGCCGGGCATAGGGACTACGGCGACTATGTGGTCGATACCCATGACCAGCCGGTGTGCGATCCGGTATGGGCGCTGTATCAACGGACGCTGGAGCACCTGGGGCCGGTCTCGACACTGTTGGAGCGTGACGATCATTTCCCGCCCTTCGAAGAGCTGTTGACCGAGTTGAGCAAGGCCCGCGAACTGGGCGCCACCGCCTTGGCCAGGAGGTCGCGATGCGCCTGA
- a CDS encoding DNA-binding domain-containing protein, which yields MRLTDWQMAFEQHLLSDTSTADSGFAATLLGGPTLDVDTGLAIYHNAYLERLRDVLRHDFGAIWYWLGDDEFARLAEAYVRRYPSAHYSLRWLGERFPAFILEHLVAAQSAPLAELARLEWAFTLAFDAPLGQPLTLDAMASLPPDEWPGLKVQLAPTVQQLLCRFNTVAIWRASKDQSEFPGSQALEPAQICLVWRHRQICHYRSMDSAQICALAGMVTTGWSFSELCAQLLVTYGEGAPLQAVTWLKQWVQDGLLERRAP from the coding sequence ATGCGCCTGACCGATTGGCAGATGGCCTTCGAACAGCACCTGTTATCGGACACCTCGACTGCCGACAGCGGCTTTGCCGCGACCTTGCTCGGCGGGCCGACGTTGGATGTGGACACCGGCCTGGCGATTTACCACAACGCCTATCTGGAACGGCTGCGGGATGTCCTGCGGCATGACTTCGGCGCCATCTGGTATTGGTTGGGGGATGATGAGTTTGCGCGGCTGGCCGAAGCCTATGTACGTCGTTATCCCTCGGCTCATTACAGCCTGCGCTGGCTGGGTGAACGGTTTCCCGCGTTTATCCTTGAGCACCTGGTGGCTGCACAAAGTGCGCCGCTGGCTGAGCTGGCGCGCCTGGAGTGGGCGTTTACCCTGGCCTTCGATGCGCCGCTGGGGCAGCCGTTGACCCTGGACGCCATGGCGTCGTTGCCGCCTGACGAGTGGCCTGGGCTTAAGGTTCAGTTGGCGCCGACCGTGCAACAACTGCTCTGTCGCTTCAACACGGTGGCGATCTGGCGTGCGAGCAAGGATCAATCGGAATTCCCCGGCAGCCAGGCGCTGGAGCCGGCGCAAATCTGCCTGGTATGGCGTCATCGGCAAATCTGCCATTACCGCAGCATGGACTCGGCGCAAATCTGTGCGTTGGCCGGAATGGTGACCACCGGTTGGAGTTTTTCAGAACTGTGTGCGCAGTTGCTAGTCACTTATGGAGAGGGCGCACCACTGCAAGCGGTCACGTGGCTGAAACAGTGGGTCCAGGACGGTTTGCTCGAACGCCGAGCCCCATAG
- the cfaB gene encoding C17 cyclopropane fatty acid synthase CfaB: MLAQLPPALQNLQLPLRLRLWDGHEFNLGPEPSVTIVVKDPTVVSKLSHPTLDSLGEAFVEGKLELEGSITEVIRVCDELSHALVDDDAGNRPVRSIHDKATDAAAISYHYDLSNEFYQLWLDQDMAYSCGYFETGSESIDQAQQDKFRHLCRKLRLQPGDYLLDVGCGWGGLARYAAREFGAKVFGITLSKAQLALAKERVKAEGLEGQVDLQLLDYRDLPQDGRFDKVVSVGMFEHVGHANLAQYCKTLFGAVREGGLVMNHGITAKHTDGRPVGRGAGDFIERYVFPNGELPHLAMMTAEISEAGLEVVDVESLRLHYARTLDHWSERLEDNLEAAAKMVPEQALRIWRLYLAGCAYAFARGWINLHQILAVKPHADGSHELPWTREDIYR; this comes from the coding sequence ATGCTCGCGCAACTTCCACCGGCCTTACAGAATCTTCAGCTACCGCTGCGTCTTCGACTCTGGGATGGCCATGAATTCAACTTGGGCCCTGAGCCCAGTGTGACCATCGTGGTGAAGGACCCCACGGTTGTGTCCAAGCTTAGCCATCCAACGCTCGACTCACTGGGCGAGGCCTTCGTCGAGGGCAAATTGGAGCTGGAAGGCTCCATCACCGAAGTGATCCGGGTTTGTGACGAATTGAGTCACGCCCTGGTCGATGACGACGCAGGGAATCGTCCGGTGCGCTCGATCCACGACAAGGCCACTGACGCAGCGGCGATTTCCTACCATTACGACCTGTCCAACGAGTTCTACCAGCTTTGGTTGGACCAGGACATGGCCTATTCCTGCGGATATTTCGAAACCGGCAGCGAATCCATCGACCAGGCCCAACAAGACAAATTTCGCCATCTGTGCCGCAAGCTGCGGTTGCAGCCGGGGGACTATCTGCTCGACGTCGGCTGTGGTTGGGGCGGGCTGGCGCGTTATGCGGCGCGGGAGTTCGGGGCCAAGGTGTTTGGTATCACCCTGAGCAAGGCCCAACTGGCCTTGGCTAAAGAGCGGGTAAAAGCCGAGGGCCTGGAAGGTCAGGTCGACCTGCAGTTGCTCGACTACCGTGACCTGCCCCAGGACGGCCGTTTCGACAAAGTGGTGAGCGTGGGCATGTTCGAGCACGTCGGCCACGCCAACCTGGCGCAATACTGCAAGACCCTGTTTGGCGCGGTGCGTGAAGGCGGCCTGGTGATGAACCACGGTATTACCGCCAAACATACCGATGGTCGTCCCGTAGGTCGTGGCGCCGGGGATTTTATCGAGCGCTACGTATTTCCCAACGGCGAACTGCCGCACCTGGCGATGATGACCGCAGAGATCAGCGAAGCCGGGCTGGAAGTGGTCGATGTGGAAAGCCTGCGCCTGCACTACGCCCGCACCCTGGACCATTGGAGCGAACGCCTGGAGGATAACCTGGAAGCGGCGGCGAAGATGGTGCCGGAGCAAGCGTTGCGTATTTGGCGGTTGTACCTGGCGGGGTGCGCGTATGCGTTTGCACGGGGCTGGATCAACTTGCACCAGATCCTGGCGGTGAAACCTCACGCGGATGGCAGCCATGAACTGCCGTGGACGCGGGAAGATATCTACCGCTGA
- the cls gene encoding cardiolipin synthase, translating to MDFFGPHLLAYFIATLHFLGTLAAIHAVLTVRTAQGSIAWALSLMFMPYLTLIPYLIFGRSTFDAYIQARRQANQEMHTAITELNWRPWVEEALAARNSSAYASLRAMPKLGRMPCLANNEVRLLINGDATFSAIFDAIRNANTAVLFQFFIIHDDELGRQLHALLKEKVAQGVGIYVLYDRIGSHALPHRYVQSLRDAGVQVKAFATRSGWLNRFQVNFRNHRKIVVVDGITGFVGGHNVGDEYLGKKPPLAPWRDTHVQVTGPVVACLQESFAEDWFWAARELPPLILPDTYPDDGVLCQLLASGPADPYETCSLFFVEAIHAATERVWITSPYFIPDEAVFAALRLAVLRGVDVRLLLPSRPDHRIVYAASSLYAIEAVRAGVRVFRYTPGFLHQKVVLVDSEISAIGSANMDNRSFRLNFEVMLLTVDEAFAKEVEHMLLDDFALAHEVSQEESRETRRLQHLGMRIARLISPIL from the coding sequence ATGGATTTTTTTGGCCCGCACCTGCTCGCCTACTTCATCGCCACGCTGCACTTTCTCGGGACCCTCGCCGCGATCCATGCGGTGCTGACCGTCAGGACCGCCCAAGGCTCGATCGCCTGGGCCTTGTCGCTGATGTTCATGCCCTACCTGACCCTGATCCCCTACCTGATTTTCGGCCGCAGCACCTTCGATGCCTACATCCAGGCGCGGCGCCAGGCCAACCAGGAAATGCACACTGCTATCACCGAGCTGAACTGGCGCCCGTGGGTCGAGGAAGCCTTGGCCGCGCGCAACTCCAGCGCCTACGCCTCCCTGCGTGCCATGCCCAAGCTGGGGCGCATGCCATGCCTGGCAAACAATGAAGTGCGTTTGCTGATTAATGGCGACGCCACCTTCAGTGCGATCTTCGACGCCATTCGCAACGCCAATACTGCCGTGCTGTTTCAGTTCTTCATCATTCATGACGATGAACTCGGCCGCCAACTGCACGCCTTATTGAAGGAAAAGGTCGCGCAAGGCGTAGGCATCTACGTGCTCTATGACCGAATCGGCAGCCATGCCCTGCCCCATCGCTACGTGCAATCGCTACGCGACGCCGGGGTGCAGGTCAAGGCGTTCGCCACCCGTAGCGGCTGGCTCAATCGCTTCCAGGTCAACTTCCGCAACCACCGCAAGATCGTAGTGGTGGACGGCATCACCGGCTTTGTTGGTGGGCACAACGTCGGTGACGAATACCTGGGCAAAAAACCGCCGCTGGCTCCGTGGCGCGATACCCATGTGCAAGTCACCGGCCCGGTGGTGGCCTGCCTGCAGGAGTCGTTCGCTGAAGACTGGTTCTGGGCCGCACGGGAACTGCCGCCCTTGATCCTGCCGGACACCTACCCCGACGACGGTGTGCTCTGCCAATTGCTCGCCAGCGGCCCGGCAGACCCGTATGAAACCTGCTCGCTGTTTTTTGTCGAGGCCATCCACGCGGCGACCGAGCGTGTGTGGATCACCAGCCCGTATTTCATTCCCGACGAAGCGGTGTTTGCCGCCCTGCGCCTGGCGGTCCTGCGCGGGGTGGACGTACGCCTGCTGCTGCCATCCAGGCCCGACCACCGAATCGTGTATGCCGCGTCCAGCCTCTACGCCATCGAAGCCGTACGCGCCGGGGTGCGGGTATTCCGCTATACGCCAGGTTTTCTGCATCAGAAGGTGGTGTTGGTGGACAGCGAAATCAGCGCCATCGGCAGTGCGAATATGGACAACCGTTCCTTCCGGCTGAATTTCGAAGTGATGTTACTGACCGTCGACGAAGCCTTCGCCAAGGAAGTGGAGCACATGTTGCTGGACGACTTTGCCCTGGCGCATGAAGTCAGCCAAGAGGAAAGCCGCGAAACCCGCCGCCTGCAACACCTGGGCATGCGGATCGCGCGCTTGATCTCACCGATTCTCTAA
- a CDS encoding DUF3617 domain-containing protein, producing the protein MNARLLGLAMVVGLSLPVAAQAQMLAPGLWELTTSNMKVDNQDLPDLSLILGQLKQQMTPEQRAMLEKQGVTMAGKGVQVCLTPAQVASDTIPLTDPQSGCKQEVTDKTGNQWKFRFSCPKAQGTGVATFQSQKEFTTTVNGTFNATGIQQKGSLDSHAQWLGSNCGTVKPRA; encoded by the coding sequence ATGAATGCTCGTCTGCTTGGTTTGGCCATGGTTGTTGGTTTGTCGTTGCCCGTGGCAGCGCAGGCGCAGATGCTGGCGCCGGGCTTGTGGGAATTGACCACCAGCAATATGAAAGTCGATAATCAGGACCTGCCGGACCTGTCGCTGATACTGGGTCAGCTCAAGCAACAGATGACCCCCGAACAGCGCGCCATGTTGGAAAAGCAGGGCGTCACCATGGCCGGCAAAGGCGTGCAGGTGTGCCTCACGCCCGCCCAGGTTGCCTCTGACACGATCCCCCTGACCGACCCGCAATCGGGCTGCAAACAGGAAGTCACCGATAAGACCGGTAACCAGTGGAAATTCCGTTTCAGTTGCCCCAAAGCCCAGGGCACGGGGGTTGCCACCTTCCAGAGCCAGAAGGAATTCACCACCACCGTCAACGGCACCTTCAATGCCACTGGCATTCAACAGAAGGGTAGCCTGGACAGCCATGCCCAGTGGCTGGGCAGCAATTGCGGTACGGTCAAGCCTCGCGCTTAA
- a CDS encoding dihydroorotase has product MSRLLIRNARLVNEGQVFDADVLVANGRIEKIASSIEHCNAPLAIDAEGQRLLPGMIDDQVHFRDPGAPDKGSLYSESRAAVAGGITSFMDMPNTQPATLTLQALAEKKRRAGLHSVANYGFHFGVSNDNLDIVAALDPREVAGVKVFMGASTGNMLVDDPRILERLFAEVPTILLAHCEHTPSILANERRLRERFGDKIPAVAHSLIRDAEACYRSSSLAVELARHHGTRLHVLHLTSARELALFEDKPLAQKRITAEVCVHHLLFDDRDYHRLGHQIKCNPAIKTHADRDALRQALLSHRLDVIGTDHAPHTWAQKQLGYCEAPSGLPLVQHALPALLELVADGLLPLTTLVAKTSHRVADLFAIPDRGYLREGYWADLVLIKPEPAGKPVSSQPILARCGWTPFAERSFRHSVSTTLVSGHLAWHNGKVVDSCQGLPLQFLR; this is encoded by the coding sequence CAACGGCCGCATCGAGAAAATCGCCAGCAGTATCGAGCACTGTAATGCGCCCCTGGCGATCGACGCAGAGGGCCAACGGCTGCTCCCAGGCATGATCGATGACCAGGTGCACTTTCGCGACCCTGGCGCACCCGACAAAGGCAGTCTCTACAGCGAATCCCGGGCGGCCGTAGCCGGTGGCATCACCAGTTTCATGGACATGCCCAACACCCAGCCGGCCACGCTGACCCTGCAAGCCCTGGCCGAAAAAAAGCGCCGCGCCGGCCTGCATTCAGTCGCCAACTACGGTTTTCACTTTGGCGTCAGCAACGACAATCTCGACATCGTCGCCGCGCTCGATCCCCGCGAAGTGGCTGGGGTCAAAGTGTTCATGGGGGCCTCCACCGGCAATATGTTGGTAGACGACCCTCGGATTCTGGAGCGGCTGTTTGCAGAAGTGCCGACCATCCTGCTGGCCCACTGCGAACACACGCCGAGCATCCTGGCCAACGAGCGGCGCCTGCGCGAGCGTTTCGGGGACAAGATCCCCGCCGTCGCCCACTCGCTGATCCGGGACGCCGAGGCCTGTTATCGCTCCTCCTCTTTGGCCGTGGAGTTGGCCAGGCACCACGGCACACGCCTGCATGTGCTGCACCTGACCAGCGCACGCGAATTGGCCTTGTTCGAGGACAAACCCCTGGCGCAAAAACGTATTACCGCTGAAGTCTGCGTGCACCACCTGCTGTTCGACGACCGCGACTATCACCGCCTGGGCCATCAGATCAAATGCAACCCGGCGATCAAGACCCACGCCGACCGCGACGCCCTGCGCCAAGCCTTGCTCAGTCATCGTCTGGATGTGATTGGCACTGACCATGCGCCGCATACCTGGGCGCAAAAACAGCTGGGGTATTGTGAAGCGCCATCGGGCTTGCCGCTGGTGCAACATGCGTTGCCGGCGCTGCTGGAGTTGGTGGCCGACGGGCTGCTGCCCTTGACCACCCTGGTGGCGAAGACCAGCCATCGGGTCGCCGACCTGTTCGCCATCCCGGATCGGGGTTATCTACGCGAAGGCTATTGGGCCGACCTGGTGCTGATCAAACCAGAGCCGGCGGGCAAGCCCGTCAGCAGCCAGCCGATCCTGGCTCGCTGCGGCTGGACACCCTTCGCCGAGCGCAGCTTCCGCCACAGCGTCAGCACCACGCTGGTCTCCGGCCACCTGGCCTGGCACAACGGCAAGGTGGTCGACAGTTGCCAGGGTTTACCGTTGCAGTTCCTGCGTTAA